A part of Dehalococcoidia bacterium genomic DNA contains:
- a CDS encoding FAD-dependent oxidoreductase, giving the protein MAKKPIRLEADVVIAGSGPCGASIARDLSKKGKKVIVLEKGPWVKKLGNPLAFAKAVENRGQLKTVENDGSVVFSAKCVGGGSLVYTGACAEPNIEMWKKYGIDITQEIAETKKDCRVNKVPDNLVAPGVKRMMAAAQELGYPWQRLDRFFDPAKCKFGCGRCNFGCAQGAKWTAVEFIRDAEEHGATVLPNVTVRDAIVENGMAGGMRARGKGGQDYEVYAKIAVSSAGGMGSARIMQRSGISEAGRSFLGDPTLPIMGFVKEGVGGKGELGIDTGWFDEEHGVFFANAYGIRLTYWVQMLQSKHLRDLFHFGRGMQVMCKIGDDFAGRVFLQEGKISKKYTEKDLLRFDYARVMAEKILVKAGCDPYHIIPGQIVMGHPGGTVRVGTLLDSNLQTSIKNLYCCDSSVVPEDLGRPPMLTLVSIAKRQAKILDKILSGK; this is encoded by the coding sequence ATGGCCAAGAAACCGATACGACTGGAAGCTGACGTTGTCATAGCCGGATCCGGGCCTTGCGGGGCCAGCATAGCCAGAGACCTATCCAAGAAAGGCAAGAAGGTCATTGTCCTGGAAAAAGGACCCTGGGTCAAGAAGTTGGGAAACCCACTGGCCTTTGCCAAGGCGGTGGAGAACAGGGGACAGTTGAAGACCGTGGAAAACGATGGTTCGGTGGTATTCTCAGCCAAGTGCGTTGGGGGAGGTTCTCTGGTGTATACCGGCGCATGTGCCGAGCCGAACATCGAGATGTGGAAGAAATACGGCATTGATATCACTCAAGAGATCGCTGAGACCAAGAAGGATTGCCGGGTCAACAAAGTTCCTGATAATCTGGTTGCCCCCGGAGTCAAGCGGATGATGGCGGCGGCTCAGGAGCTGGGGTATCCCTGGCAAAGGCTGGACAGGTTCTTCGATCCTGCCAAGTGCAAGTTCGGCTGCGGGAGGTGTAATTTCGGCTGTGCCCAAGGAGCCAAATGGACAGCCGTGGAGTTTATCCGGGATGCGGAAGAACACGGCGCCACAGTGCTCCCCAATGTGACCGTCAGGGATGCGATCGTGGAAAATGGCATGGCGGGCGGCATGAGGGCCAGGGGCAAAGGAGGTCAGGATTACGAGGTCTACGCCAAGATAGCGGTTTCCTCCGCGGGAGGGATGGGCAGCGCCCGTATCATGCAGCGATCCGGCATCTCCGAGGCCGGCAGGTCTTTTCTGGGGGACCCGACGCTTCCGATAATGGGTTTTGTTAAAGAAGGGGTCGGGGGAAAGGGGGAACTGGGAATTGATACCGGCTGGTTTGATGAGGAGCACGGGGTGTTTTTTGCCAATGCATATGGAATCCGGCTGACCTACTGGGTGCAAATGTTGCAGTCCAAGCATCTGCGCGATCTGTTTCATTTTGGCCGGGGGATGCAGGTCATGTGCAAGATCGGCGATGATTTTGCCGGGAGGGTCTTTCTACAGGAGGGCAAGATCAGTAAAAAGTATACCGAGAAAGACCTTCTTCGTTTTGACTATGCGCGGGTGATGGCGGAGAAGATACTGGTCAAGGCTGGCTGCGATCCGTATCATATCATTCCCGGCCAGATTGTGATGGGTCATCCCGGCGGAACCGTCAGAGTGGGCACGCTGCTGGATTCCAATCTCCAGACATCGATCAAGAATCTCTACTGCTGTGACTCCAGTGTCGTCCCCGAGGACCTGGGGCGGCCGCCGATGTTAACTCTTGTCTCCATTGCCAAGCGGCAGGCCAAGATTTTGGACAAAATACTATCAGGCAAATAG
- a CDS encoding NifB/NifX family molybdenum-iron cluster-binding protein, producing MKYGIPVTKGVLDPHFGHCESFALIDVDVEKKTVTNQQIVASPGHQPGALPVWLAEKGVNVVIAGGMGGRAIDLFTERGVTVVMGAKAMDPQKAVLEHLKGTLVSSGSACHEHEHGCQ from the coding sequence ATGAAATATGGAATCCCGGTAACCAAAGGCGTGCTGGATCCGCATTTCGGTCATTGCGAATCGTTTGCCTTGATTGATGTGGATGTGGAGAAGAAGACCGTCACAAATCAACAGATTGTCGCCTCTCCCGGACATCAACCCGGCGCTCTGCCGGTCTGGCTGGCAGAGAAGGGAGTCAACGTGGTGATCGCAGGTGGAATGGGGGGAAGGGCGATTGACCTCTTTACCGAGCGCGGAGTCACAGTGGTCATGGGAGCCAAGGCGATGGACCCCCAGAAGGCTGTTCTGGAACATCTGAAAGGGACTCTTGTATCCAGCGGCAGCGCCTGTCATGAGCATGAGCACGGATGCCAGTAG
- a CDS encoding ATP-binding protein, producing MKEIVVLSGKGGTGKTSIVGSFAALAKDKVLADCDVDAADLHLLLQPVAREKQEFWSGQAAQIDSQKCIQCGLCQEMCRFEAIKDFKVDSVSCEGCGFCAHLCPVQAIALRENMAGHWFISDTRYGPLVHARLGIAQENSGKLVALVRQQARELAEKQGSSLIISDGPPGIGCPVISSLSGASLAVLVTEPTLSGIHDMERVLGVCRHFGVPAMACINKCDSNDYNTYQIVRYCHSQNVEVAAQIPFDNTVTEAMIQGLPVVEYRQNDVSRQINVLWETITGRLTN from the coding sequence ATGAAAGAGATTGTAGTCCTAAGCGGTAAAGGCGGCACCGGAAAGACCAGCATCGTCGGCTCTTTTGCTGCGCTGGCAAAGGACAAGGTGCTGGCGGACTGTGATGTGGACGCGGCCGACCTCCATCTTCTGCTGCAGCCCGTTGCCAGAGAGAAGCAAGAGTTCTGGAGCGGGCAGGCGGCCCAGATCGATAGCCAGAAGTGCATCCAATGCGGCTTATGCCAGGAGATGTGCCGCTTCGAGGCGATCAAGGATTTTAAGGTGGACTCCGTTTCATGCGAGGGGTGTGGATTTTGCGCTCACCTCTGCCCCGTGCAGGCCATCGCTCTGAGAGAGAATATGGCCGGGCACTGGTTCATCTCCGATACCCGATACGGCCCGCTGGTTCATGCCAGACTGGGGATCGCTCAGGAAAACTCCGGAAAGCTGGTGGCGCTGGTCAGACAACAGGCGAGGGAACTGGCCGAAAAGCAAGGATCGAGCTTGATCATCAGCGATGGCCCACCGGGCATCGGCTGCCCGGTGATCTCTTCCCTCTCCGGAGCATCTTTGGCTGTCCTGGTAACCGAACCGACACTTTCCGGCATCCATGACATGGAGCGCGTTCTTGGCGTGTGCCGCCACTTTGGAGTCCCGGCTATGGCATGCATCAACAAGTGTGATAGCAACGATTACAATACCTATCAAATCGTGCGCTACTGCCACAGCCAGAACGTGGAGGTAGCTGCCCAGATTCCTTTTGATAACACGGTGACCGAAGCGATGATTCAAGGGCTTCCTGTGGTGGAATACCGTCAAAACGATGTTTCACGGCAAATAAACGTGCTCTGGGAAACAATAACCGGACGATTGACGAACTAA
- a CDS encoding ATP-binding protein has protein sequence MIISIASGKGGTGKTLVATSLALSLKENTRVQLLDCDVEEPNDHIFLKPIISESQAVCIPTPKVDEAKCTYCGRCAEICAYHAIVVFPKTALVFAPLCHGCGACSYLCPEKAISEENREIGVVEWGHSDGIQFVQGRLNVGEAMAVPVIRAVKARTSHDGIAIIDVSPGTSCPVVESVKGSDFCLLVTEPTPFGLNDLALAVETVRMLKIPCGVVVNRAGVGDEKVEEYCRKEDIPILLTIPLDTSIAHLCSQGIPLVEGKPEWKDSFLRLFDAIGEMVNERDCSPKR, from the coding sequence ATGATTATCTCGATTGCCAGCGGAAAAGGGGGAACCGGCAAAACACTGGTGGCGACCAGCCTTGCCCTTTCTCTCAAAGAGAATACGAGGGTACAACTTCTCGATTGCGATGTTGAGGAGCCCAACGATCACATCTTCCTTAAGCCTATCATCAGCGAGAGCCAAGCCGTCTGTATCCCGACCCCAAAAGTCGACGAGGCAAAGTGCACCTACTGCGGCCGGTGTGCTGAAATCTGCGCCTATCACGCCATTGTGGTTTTCCCCAAGACTGCGCTGGTTTTCGCGCCGCTTTGCCACGGATGCGGCGCTTGCAGTTATCTCTGCCCGGAGAAAGCCATTTCCGAGGAGAATCGGGAGATCGGCGTAGTGGAGTGGGGGCATTCGGACGGCATCCAATTCGTGCAGGGAAGACTGAACGTAGGGGAGGCAATGGCGGTACCCGTCATCCGCGCGGTGAAAGCCAGAACCAGTCACGATGGGATAGCTATTATCGATGTCTCGCCGGGAACTTCCTGTCCGGTCGTCGAATCGGTGAAGGGCAGCGACTTCTGCCTGCTGGTCACTGAGCCGACGCCATTCGGGTTGAACGACCTCGCTCTGGCGGTGGAAACCGTCAGGATGCTCAAAATCCCCTGTGGGGTAGTCGTCAACCGTGCCGGAGTCGGCGATGAGAAGGTGGAAGAATACTGCCGGAAGGAGGATATCCCGATTTTACTGACTATTCCCCTCGATACAAGCATCGCCCATCTTTGCTCACAAGGGATACCGCTGGTGGAAGGAAAACCAGAATGGAAGGACAGCTTCCTGCGACTTTTCGATGCAATTGGGGAGATGGTGAATGAAAGAGATTGTAGTCCTAAGCGGTAA
- a CDS encoding NifB/NifX family molybdenum-iron cluster-binding protein: MRIAITSNDLSLDADIDPRFGRCRYFVIADPDTLAFEAIENPSAVAGGGAGASAAQAIAGKGIEAVLTGNCGPNAYEALAAAGIKVITGVSGKVRQAIGAYKSGKLEASLQPNVADHFGKAGGTTPLKGRGCR, translated from the coding sequence ATGAGAATTGCAATTACGTCTAATGATCTGTCTCTGGATGCTGACATCGATCCGCGATTTGGACGGTGCCGGTATTTTGTTATTGCCGACCCCGATACTCTGGCATTTGAGGCCATCGAGAATCCCAGCGCCGTGGCCGGAGGTGGAGCGGGAGCGTCCGCAGCCCAAGCCATTGCCGGTAAAGGGATCGAGGCGGTGCTCACCGGAAACTGCGGCCCTAATGCTTATGAGGCTCTGGCTGCAGCCGGAATCAAGGTCATCACCGGAGTTTCGGGAAAGGTCAGGCAAGCGATTGGGGCTTATAAATCGGGCAAACTCGAGGCCAGTTTGCAGCCCAATGTAGCCGATCACTTTGGAAAAGCAGGAGGAACGACTCCCCTCAAAGGCCGGGGATGCAGATGA
- a CDS encoding DUF134 domain-containing protein, whose amino-acid sequence MSRPPKCRRVDSIPDVTYFKPAGIPLRELQEVCLTVEEVEAIRLKDLEGMEQQAGAEKMNISRPTFQRVLSSARQKIADGLLNGKAIRIEGGNFEMSPRRFRCANSHEWEVPFESTANQPPELCPTCSTLDIAPLQPSGLGCGTSKHGRRRQGARRCNGG is encoded by the coding sequence ATGTCCAGACCGCCAAAATGTCGTCGGGTAGATTCCATCCCGGATGTAACCTACTTCAAGCCCGCCGGAATACCCCTGAGAGAGCTACAGGAAGTCTGCCTTACTGTGGAAGAAGTCGAGGCCATAAGGCTCAAGGATCTGGAGGGAATGGAACAGCAGGCTGGCGCCGAAAAGATGAACATCTCACGCCCCACCTTTCAGAGAGTGCTTTCCTCGGCCCGCCAGAAAATAGCCGACGGCCTTCTGAACGGAAAGGCCATACGGATCGAGGGCGGTAATTTCGAAATGTCTCCACGCCGCTTCCGATGCGCCAACAGCCATGAATGGGAAGTCCCTTTTGAATCCACTGCGAACCAACCGCCTGAGCTTTGCCCCACCTGCAGCACATTGGATATAGCGCCGCTTCAACCATCCGGCTTGGGCTGCGGAACAAGCAAACACGGGAGACGCCGCCAGGGAGCAAGACGCTGCAATGGAGGTTGA
- a CDS encoding pyridoxal-phosphate dependent enzyme gives MIPLLEQHPALINTLPHIALGEFPTPVQKLDKLGHQIGLDHLYIKRDDLSGKTYGGNKVRKLEFLLGDALHSGAKEVLTFGAAGSNHALATAVYAQQLGLRSISMLRPQPNAHSVRRNLLMSYHCGADLHLCSPILCDTPLAVLSASYQRLRHRLRSGQFPRVIPMGGSSPLGVLGFVNAALEFKDQVARGEIPEPDYIYVASGSMGTAAGLILGLKAANSKTRVIAVRVTGEKFVNKTGMIELIRKTNSLLCSLASSFPSMDFTEDDVEIRHDFFGESYALYTAEGMQASDRIERAEGIKLEGTYTAKALAALLDNAERQALQNKVVLFWNTYNSRDFSDAIAGIDYHQLPRCFHRYFEEEVQPLDRRE, from the coding sequence ATGATTCCATTACTTGAGCAACATCCGGCGTTGATCAACACGCTTCCTCATATAGCCCTGGGCGAATTCCCAACCCCGGTCCAGAAACTCGACAAACTGGGCCATCAGATAGGTTTGGACCACCTCTATATTAAGCGGGACGACTTAAGCGGCAAAACCTACGGGGGAAACAAGGTGCGAAAACTGGAATTTCTCCTGGGAGATGCCCTCCACTCCGGGGCAAAGGAAGTGCTGACTTTCGGTGCCGCCGGATCCAATCACGCTCTGGCTACAGCCGTTTATGCCCAGCAATTGGGACTGAGGAGTATCTCTATGCTCAGACCTCAGCCTAATGCCCACTCTGTCCGCCGCAATCTGCTCATGAGCTATCATTGCGGAGCTGATCTGCATCTATGCTCGCCTATATTATGCGATACACCACTCGCCGTCTTATCAGCTAGCTATCAGCGTCTCCGGCACAGATTGAGAAGTGGTCAATTCCCCCGGGTCATCCCCATGGGCGGGTCTTCCCCATTGGGTGTACTGGGCTTCGTCAATGCCGCCCTTGAGTTCAAGGATCAAGTCGCCAGAGGAGAAATTCCTGAGCCTGATTATATTTACGTTGCCTCAGGTTCCATGGGCACAGCCGCAGGATTAATACTTGGGCTTAAGGCAGCCAACAGCAAAACTCGAGTGATCGCTGTGAGGGTAACCGGCGAGAAGTTTGTCAACAAGACAGGAATGATCGAGCTTATCCGAAAAACAAACTCCCTGCTTTGTTCCCTGGCATCTTCTTTCCCCAGTATGGACTTTACCGAAGATGACGTTGAGATCAGGCACGACTTTTTCGGAGAGAGCTACGCCCTATATACGGCAGAGGGAATGCAAGCTTCAGATCGGATCGAGAGAGCGGAAGGGATCAAACTGGAAGGAACCTACACAGCAAAGGCGCTGGCTGCCCTCCTCGACAATGCAGAAAGGCAAGCGCTTCAGAATAAGGTAGTGCTCTTCTGGAATACCTACAATTCTCGTGACTTCTCGGATGCCATAGCTGGCATCGATTATCACCAGTTGCCCCGATGCTTTCACCGCTATTTCGAGGAAGAAGTGCAACCTCTCGACAGGAGAGAATAG
- a CDS encoding DUF1015 domain-containing protein produces MAEVLPFRGLRYNPQKFSDLTSVITPPYDVISPEQQRAYHERNPHNFIRLEFGLDLPGDNAQSSKYARASKTLNDWLGEGILVKEKSPAFYLVEHRVPLQTGYRSYLGLIAAIRLEEFGTGLIRPTEVVMKGPIADRMELLKACHANLSPIMGVFDAGKLDLRLMFKGTNWDKPQATGIDNAGVTFNLWAVTAKDVVEEVSRVFAQKVIYIADGHHRYTTALAYREEQLKKSPGANPNEPYNFIMMTLISSADPGLVIMPTHRLVKNLKPEKLARLKDQLNERFHTQVLKSTSPDVSVSMTKWQEALKEAGTDSIAFGIYGLEAGSCLLLKARNAAELRDMMPKDRPAAWKNLDVSLLHAVILQGMLGIEGVEKEKECLEYSSNGAKLLQEVDAGKGQLAILLNTVPISAVIAIAEADSRMPQKSTYFYPKTPAGLVVNPHF; encoded by the coding sequence ATGGCAGAGGTTCTTCCGTTCCGGGGTCTCCGGTACAACCCGCAAAAATTCAGCGACCTCACTTCGGTTATCACGCCTCCCTATGATGTCATCAGCCCGGAGCAGCAGCGCGCCTATCATGAGAGAAACCCGCACAATTTCATCCGGCTGGAATTCGGGCTGGACTTGCCCGGGGATAACGCCCAGTCGAGCAAATATGCCCGTGCTTCCAAAACCCTGAACGACTGGCTGGGAGAAGGCATTCTGGTCAAGGAAAAGTCCCCCGCATTTTATCTGGTTGAACATCGCGTTCCGCTCCAGACAGGCTACAGGAGCTATCTGGGGCTCATTGCTGCCATAAGGCTGGAGGAGTTCGGTACCGGACTGATCCGACCCACGGAAGTGGTGATGAAGGGGCCGATTGCAGACCGGATGGAACTCCTGAAAGCCTGCCACGCGAATCTGAGCCCCATTATGGGCGTCTTCGACGCGGGCAAACTGGATTTGCGCTTGATGTTCAAAGGGACCAATTGGGATAAACCCCAGGCTACCGGCATCGATAATGCCGGAGTGACTTTCAATCTCTGGGCGGTGACCGCAAAGGACGTAGTGGAAGAAGTATCCCGGGTCTTTGCCCAGAAGGTGATCTACATCGCCGATGGCCATCACCGATACACCACGGCACTGGCTTATCGAGAGGAACAGCTCAAAAAATCGCCTGGCGCCAATCCTAACGAGCCTTACAATTTTATCATGATGACGCTCATCAGCTCCGCTGATCCCGGTCTGGTCATCATGCCTACTCACCGTCTGGTCAAGAATCTCAAGCCGGAAAAATTAGCCAGACTCAAGGATCAACTCAATGAGCGCTTCCATACCCAGGTGCTCAAATCCACCTCGCCTGATGTGTCTGTAAGCATGACTAAATGGCAGGAAGCTTTGAAAGAAGCCGGGACCGATAGCATCGCGTTCGGCATTTACGGCCTGGAGGCAGGAAGCTGCCTTCTGCTCAAGGCTCGAAATGCGGCTGAACTGCGAGACATGATGCCCAAAGACAGACCGGCGGCATGGAAGAATCTGGATGTGAGCCTTCTCCATGCAGTAATCCTGCAGGGGATGCTGGGAATCGAAGGGGTCGAGAAAGAGAAGGAATGTCTGGAATATTCCTCGAATGGGGCAAAGCTCCTGCAGGAAGTTGATGCGGGGAAGGGTCAACTGGCTATTTTGCTCAATACGGTTCCCATATCCGCCGTCATCGCTATTGCGGAGGCCGACTCCCGAATGCCCCAAAAGTCCACCTATTTCTATCCCAAGACCCCCGCAGGGCTGGTGGTTAACCCCCACTTTTAG
- the rph gene encoding ribonuclease PH has product MRLARFDGRATDELRPVSIRPGFQKYAEGSALIDLGNTSVLCAVSVEERVPSFLKGTGSGWITAEYGMLPRSTHTRSQREASAGKVSGRTQEIQRLIGRSLRSVVDLKALGERTFTIDCDVLQADGGTRTASITAAYVALAQAIQTLRNRGENLACLKGAVAATSVGIVNGIQLLDLCYEEDSHAEVDFNIVMNDAGEFIEVQGTAEGKAFSRSEMDTLFTLAEKGISEVFRIQKAAIQKYLGV; this is encoded by the coding sequence GTGAGGCTGGCCCGCTTCGATGGGCGCGCTACTGACGAACTCCGTCCGGTTTCGATCAGACCGGGATTTCAGAAGTACGCCGAAGGCTCAGCGCTGATTGACCTGGGCAATACCAGTGTACTTTGCGCTGTGAGTGTGGAAGAACGGGTTCCCTCATTTCTCAAAGGGACCGGATCCGGATGGATCACCGCGGAATACGGGATGTTGCCGCGATCCACTCATACTCGCTCACAGCGGGAAGCATCCGCCGGAAAGGTGAGTGGGCGAACACAGGAAATCCAGCGACTCATCGGCCGCTCGCTCCGATCGGTAGTTGATCTTAAAGCACTCGGAGAACGGACTTTCACCATCGATTGCGATGTTCTTCAGGCAGATGGCGGAACGAGAACCGCTTCTATTACGGCCGCCTATGTAGCCCTGGCCCAGGCCATTCAGACTCTGCGAAACAGGGGAGAAAATCTGGCTTGTCTGAAAGGGGCAGTGGCAGCTACCAGCGTCGGTATTGTCAACGGGATTCAATTGCTCGACCTGTGCTACGAAGAGGATTCGCACGCGGAGGTCGATTTCAACATTGTGATGAATGACGCCGGCGAGTTCATCGAAGTGCAGGGAACTGCAGAAGGAAAAGCCTTTTCCAGGAGTGAAATGGATACGCTCTTCACCCTGGCCGAAAAGGGAATCTCGGAGGTATTTCGGATTCAAAAGGCGGCAATTCAGAAGTATCTGGGGGTATAG
- a CDS encoding UvrD-helicase domain-containing protein gives MTIRTSILTGLNPSQKTAVETTEGPQLVVAGPGSGKTRVITHRIAYLIKVQGISPYHILAVTFTNKAAREMKERVYNMLGDAADGLTLGTFHAFCSRVLRQEADGIGLERRFVIYDDGDQMDLLSHCMEELKIDSKQYAPRAIRSAISSAKAKLLGPKEYASNGYFDEVTKRVYERYQQMLSSNNAMDFDDLLMRTVCTFRSHADILAKYQSRYSHVMIDEFQDTNLAQYMLAKQLAEKSRNLCVVGDPDQSIYSWRSADLRHIMDFERDYPDAKVTLLEQNYRSTQTILAAASSLIAVNGQRKEKKLWTQNDGGAPISIIETFNEQEEAQFVVSEIERLVTDHGYGVGDAAVMYRTNAQSRALEEAFVRYGLPYKLVGATRFFERREVRDIVSYLKVINNPYDGVSLARIINVPGRGIGQRTLAELALVSSTNGIPFYSALKVIAEGKDHSISHRSIQALNRFTAMIDELTAEVEKHDLTAFIGLMLERTGYKSYIQEGTDGEDRWNNILELQSMASEYRDLEPRDGLAALLERVSLVSDVDNLDEKVHAATLITLHQAKGLEFPIVFIVGMEEGILPHFRSFVDPQQMEEERRLCYVGITRAKEKVYLIHAFRRSLHGGNRPNPPSRFLQDIPSRLVVSNSNNRMMKPKPENGAAAQSSAPELKAGDKVQHTRFGEGVVVSSTAITGDHEVTVAFGRGMGIKKLLLSLAPMEKLA, from the coding sequence ATGACGATTCGGACAAGTATTCTGACGGGACTTAATCCCTCTCAAAAGACAGCCGTAGAGACCACCGAAGGCCCACAACTTGTTGTTGCGGGTCCCGGCAGCGGTAAGACACGCGTGATCACCCACCGGATTGCCTATCTCATCAAAGTCCAAGGCATAAGCCCCTATCACATCCTGGCGGTTACCTTTACCAATAAGGCGGCCCGGGAGATGAAAGAGCGTGTTTATAATATGCTTGGGGACGCGGCAGACGGGCTAACCCTGGGAACATTCCACGCTTTCTGTTCCCGTGTTCTGAGACAGGAAGCGGACGGCATTGGGTTGGAGCGAAGATTTGTTATTTACGACGACGGCGATCAAATGGATCTTCTCTCGCACTGCATGGAAGAGCTGAAGATCGACTCAAAACAGTACGCACCGCGCGCCATCAGGTCGGCCATATCATCTGCCAAGGCAAAGCTTTTAGGTCCGAAAGAATACGCGAGCAACGGCTACTTTGATGAAGTGACCAAACGTGTGTATGAGCGGTATCAGCAAATGCTCTCCTCAAACAATGCCATGGATTTTGATGACCTGCTGATGCGAACGGTTTGCACCTTCCGCTCTCACGCCGATATCCTGGCGAAATATCAATCCCGCTACTCGCACGTCATGATCGACGAATTTCAGGATACCAATCTGGCGCAATATATGCTGGCAAAGCAATTGGCAGAAAAATCCCGAAACCTTTGTGTAGTGGGTGACCCAGACCAGTCGATATATTCCTGGCGATCAGCGGACTTGCGCCACATCATGGATTTCGAACGGGATTATCCCGATGCCAAGGTCACATTGCTGGAGCAAAATTACCGCTCCACTCAGACGATTCTAGCAGCCGCCTCCAGCCTGATAGCCGTCAACGGCCAGCGCAAAGAAAAGAAGCTCTGGACGCAAAACGATGGCGGGGCGCCCATCAGCATCATAGAGACCTTCAATGAGCAGGAGGAGGCTCAATTCGTCGTCAGCGAGATCGAGCGGCTGGTCACCGATCACGGTTACGGCGTCGGTGATGCCGCGGTAATGTACCGCACCAACGCTCAATCGCGAGCGCTGGAAGAGGCTTTCGTTCGCTACGGATTGCCTTACAAACTGGTGGGCGCTACGCGTTTCTTTGAGCGACGGGAGGTGCGGGATATTGTCTCTTACCTCAAAGTAATCAACAATCCTTACGATGGGGTCAGTCTGGCCCGCATCATCAACGTCCCGGGACGCGGCATCGGACAACGCACACTGGCTGAGCTTGCTTTGGTTTCCAGCACCAATGGGATACCGTTCTATTCTGCGCTAAAAGTCATTGCGGAAGGAAAAGACCATTCCATTTCGCATCGAAGCATCCAGGCCCTCAATCGATTCACGGCCATGATCGATGAACTGACAGCTGAAGTGGAAAAGCATGACCTGACGGCATTTATCGGGCTGATGTTAGAGCGCACGGGATACAAGAGCTATATTCAGGAAGGCACAGATGGGGAAGATCGATGGAACAACATCCTTGAACTTCAGAGTATGGCCAGTGAGTACCGCGACCTGGAACCGAGAGACGGATTGGCTGCGTTGCTGGAACGAGTATCCCTGGTATCTGATGTGGACAATCTGGATGAAAAGGTCCATGCCGCCACTTTGATTACTCTTCATCAAGCCAAGGGCCTGGAATTTCCAATTGTCTTTATCGTCGGCATGGAGGAAGGGATATTGCCCCACTTCCGATCCTTTGTTGACCCGCAGCAGATGGAAGAAGAGCGCCGGTTATGCTATGTAGGGATTACACGGGCCAAAGAAAAAGTGTACCTGATACACGCCTTCCGCCGCAGCCTCCATGGAGGGAACCGGCCGAATCCTCCTTCCCGTTTTCTACAGGACATTCCCTCGAGGTTGGTGGTTTCCAACTCGAACAACCGAATGATGAAGCCGAAGCCTGAAAATGGTGCTGCGGCTCAGTCCTCCGCGCCAGAGCTCAAGGCAGGTGACAAGGTCCAGCACACCCGATTTGGTGAGGGGGTGGTAGTTAGTTCCACTGCTATCACGGGAGATCATGAAGTCACCGTGGCATTCGGCAGGGGAATGGGAATCAAAAAGCTCCTCTTGAGCCTAGCCCCAATGGAGAAATTAGCGTGA